Proteins encoded within one genomic window of Gracilimonas sp.:
- the carB gene encoding carbamoyl-phosphate synthase large subunit, translating to MPRRDDIHKILIIGSGPIVIGQACEFDYSGSQACRSLQEEGYEIVLINSNPATIMTDPIMADAIYMLPMTTDSIREIVAKEKPDAVLPTMGGQTGLNLCRDLEKENFWKDNDIQIIGVDIDAVELTEDRQLFRDKMEEIGIEQCKSRTAQSLLDAKEIKEELGGLPIVIRPSFTMGGAGGGIVWNEDEFERKVLRGLEMSPVHQVLIEESIFGWKEYELELLRDANDNVIIICSIENMDPMGVHTGDSVTVAPTQTLSDKQLQNMRDAAIKMMRSIGTFAGGCNVQFAMEPGSDRLVAIEINPRVSRSSALASKATGYPIAKVATKLAVGYTLDELKNQITGTTSACFEPSIDYVVCKIPRFNFDKFPGVDEELSTQMKAVGEVMSIGRNFPEALNKAWQSLEVGRDGLGADGYEEFDRKTVRERLLKPYWDRSMQIRNAFKMGASVEEIADITKVDPWFLQQIRYMVSLENRTEGQTLKEISKDDFFELKQAGFSDSQIAYLLSKSGEKLDDKKVRDRRKELNIIPSFKMVDTCAAEFPAQTPYYYSAYEGENESEVTDKRKVLILGSGPNRIGQGIEFDYSCTHAVLAAKEMGYEAIMVNCNPETVSTDFDFADKLYFEPVYWERVLDIIDHEKPEGVILQVGGQTALKLGKRFVEEGIKIFGTAFEMIDFAEDRGEFSNFLKKLDIPFPEYGTAREVEEAIKIAGRIGYPVLIRPSYVLGGQGMRIAVKEEELRKYVANILKTHPENAFLIDKYLEHAIEVDVDSVYDGEQLHIAGIMQHIEPAGVHSGDSTAVLPPYSLSDEIIKTIEEYQLKIAENMEILGFLNVQYAVKDNKVYVLEANPRTTRTIPFLAKATQRPEAAIGVKVMLGAKLKDFDLESKLENWAIKEPVFPFDKFPEVKKELGPEMKSTGESIYFAKDFNDEHFKKPYEFKSLYLSK from the coding sequence ATGCCCAGACGCGACGACATACATAAAATTTTGATCATTGGTTCAGGACCCATTGTAATTGGCCAGGCCTGTGAGTTTGACTACTCCGGTTCTCAAGCCTGCCGCTCTTTGCAGGAAGAGGGATATGAAATTGTGCTCATCAATTCGAATCCGGCTACCATCATGACGGATCCGATCATGGCTGATGCCATATATATGCTGCCAATGACCACCGATTCCATCCGGGAAATTGTGGCCAAAGAAAAACCCGACGCTGTACTCCCAACCATGGGCGGTCAAACCGGATTGAATCTTTGCCGTGATCTTGAAAAAGAAAACTTCTGGAAGGATAACGACATCCAAATTATTGGAGTGGATATTGATGCAGTCGAACTGACCGAGGACCGCCAGTTGTTTAGGGATAAAATGGAAGAAATTGGTATTGAACAGTGTAAAAGTCGTACCGCACAATCATTACTGGATGCCAAAGAGATCAAAGAAGAATTGGGAGGACTCCCGATCGTTATCCGTCCTTCCTTTACAATGGGTGGGGCCGGTGGCGGCATCGTTTGGAATGAAGATGAATTTGAGCGAAAAGTACTGCGTGGATTGGAAATGAGCCCCGTTCATCAGGTGCTGATCGAAGAATCCATTTTTGGGTGGAAGGAATACGAGCTAGAACTTTTACGTGATGCCAACGACAATGTGATCATCATATGCTCCATCGAAAACATGGATCCGATGGGTGTTCACACCGGGGATTCTGTAACTGTGGCACCAACCCAGACGCTCAGCGACAAGCAGCTCCAGAATATGCGGGATGCCGCCATCAAGATGATGCGCAGTATTGGAACCTTTGCGGGTGGCTGTAATGTGCAATTTGCAATGGAGCCGGGTTCGGATCGCTTGGTTGCCATCGAGATCAATCCGCGGGTAAGTCGCTCCTCGGCACTGGCGTCGAAAGCTACCGGATATCCGATCGCAAAAGTAGCAACGAAGCTGGCGGTGGGCTACACACTGGATGAACTTAAGAATCAGATCACCGGAACTACATCAGCCTGTTTTGAGCCAAGTATAGACTATGTAGTTTGCAAAATTCCCCGCTTCAACTTCGACAAATTTCCTGGGGTGGATGAAGAGCTTTCCACCCAAATGAAAGCGGTAGGTGAGGTAATGTCGATCGGACGAAATTTCCCGGAAGCGCTTAATAAAGCCTGGCAATCACTGGAAGTGGGACGCGATGGATTGGGAGCCGACGGTTACGAGGAATTCGATCGAAAAACGGTCCGTGAGCGCCTGCTCAAACCCTACTGGGATCGTTCGATGCAGATTCGGAATGCCTTCAAAATGGGAGCATCCGTTGAGGAAATAGCGGATATCACCAAAGTAGATCCCTGGTTTTTGCAGCAGATACGCTATATGGTCTCGCTTGAAAATCGCACCGAAGGACAGACGCTGAAAGAGATTTCCAAAGATGATTTCTTTGAGTTAAAACAAGCCGGTTTTTCCGATTCCCAGATAGCCTACCTGTTAAGTAAAAGCGGCGAGAAATTAGATGACAAGAAAGTTCGGGATCGGCGTAAAGAGTTGAATATCATCCCTTCATTTAAAATGGTAGATACCTGTGCAGCAGAATTCCCGGCGCAAACGCCCTACTACTACTCTGCTTATGAAGGAGAAAATGAAAGTGAGGTTACTGATAAGAGAAAAGTGCTGATCTTGGGAAGTGGCCCGAATCGAATCGGACAGGGAATCGAATTCGATTATTCCTGTACACACGCTGTACTGGCAGCCAAAGAAATGGGTTATGAAGCCATAATGGTGAATTGTAATCCTGAAACGGTTTCTACAGACTTTGACTTTGCTGACAAGCTCTACTTTGAGCCGGTATACTGGGAACGAGTGCTGGATATCATTGACCATGAAAAACCGGAAGGGGTGATCCTTCAGGTGGGTGGTCAGACAGCCCTCAAACTAGGAAAACGTTTCGTTGAAGAAGGAATTAAAATTTTCGGAACTGCTTTTGAGATGATCGACTTTGCCGAAGACCGTGGGGAGTTCTCTAATTTCCTGAAGAAACTCGATATTCCATTCCCGGAATATGGCACGGCAAGGGAAGTTGAGGAAGCCATAAAAATAGCCGGAAGAATTGGATATCCGGTACTTATTCGCCCAAGTTATGTGTTGGGTGGCCAGGGAATGCGGATTGCGGTGAAAGAAGAGGAACTGCGAAAATATGTAGCTAACATACTTAAAACCCATCCTGAAAACGCATTTTTAATTGACAAATACCTGGAACATGCCATCGAGGTGGATGTGGATTCAGTGTATGACGGCGAGCAGCTTCACATAGCAGGAATCATGCAGCATATTGAGCCGGCAGGAGTTCATTCCGGAGATTCCACTGCGGTGCTGCCTCCATATTCCCTGAGTGATGAGATCATCAAAACCATTGAAGAATATCAGCTGAAGATCGCTGAAAATATGGAGATCCTTGGATTCCTGAATGTACAGTATGCCGTCAAAGATAATAAGGTCTATGTTCTTGAGGCCAACCCTCGAACAACTCGAACGATCCCATTTCTTGCCAAAGCCACACAGCGCCCGGAAGCCGCTATTGGTGTGAAAGTGATGCTGGGTGCTAAACTCAAAGACTTCGACCTGGAATCGAAGCTGGAAAACTGGGCTATAAAAGAGCCGGTCTTCCCATTCGATAAATTTCCGGAAGTGAAGAAAGAGCTGGGTCCCGAGATGAAATCAACGGGTGAAAGCATCTACTTCGCTAAGGACTTTAATGATGAGCACTTTAAGAAACCGTATGAGTTCAAGAGCTTGTACTTATCGAAGTAG
- a CDS encoding GxxExxY protein → MKSYQSKNKDYKHSEITGDIIGCAMRVHSGLGPGYPEVIYQRALAYEMDKAGLSFSREIDIPIMYDGIQVGLRRADFIVKNAVVLELKAISELDKGNFNQVLNYLEAYKKEIGLLINFGTESLQFKRLILTLKEK, encoded by the coding sequence ATGAAATCTTATCAATCAAAAAATAAAGACTATAAACACAGCGAGATCACAGGTGATATCATTGGCTGTGCAATGCGTGTTCATTCAGGGTTAGGGCCGGGATATCCGGAAGTGATCTATCAGCGGGCTTTGGCTTATGAAATGGATAAAGCAGGTCTTAGTTTCTCAAGAGAGATTGATATTCCAATAATGTATGATGGTATTCAGGTTGGCCTAAGGCGGGCTGACTTTATTGTTAAAAATGCCGTAGTTTTAGAGCTCAAAGCAATAAGTGAATTGGACAAAGGCAATTTTAATCAGGTTTTGAATTATCTGGAAGCCTATAAAAAAGAGATTGGCTTGCTAATCAATTTTGGAACGGAAAGCCTGCAATTCAAAAGACTTATCTTAACATTAAAAGAAAAATAA